A genomic window from Nitrospinota bacterium includes:
- a CDS encoding V-type ATPase subunit — MEIEYTVTRLKALAGRFPSYGEFIRILQMEDARGVAGLLEGSVFAPEMESLVAKGETDISPMRLLRVMADGHHRLRRHFAGMAMQTDPRSCRAILMRWEIEELKSALRYLKYHGEKVERRFGFNSLILPEGKTPLWEAKDRSLAHFIAALAQARHPLAPAVDREEYLKDTVKAELGIERYFYGEWLPSQKGIAAQAAESLADRLDAANIAAAMLIREAKSGRGEASSYYVAGCGEVMVDDFMTIVEGPAWAPFQIVKKKMGLSPRKGSEISATIFALEIKRALARRYKLACMLDPVGMRDFVWFMEELDITVSNLKLAVNHALTHTPAGEAADIFIKVTI, encoded by the coding sequence ATGGAAATTGAGTACACCGTCACAAGGCTAAAGGCGCTTGCGGGGCGATTCCCCTCTTACGGGGAATTCATACGCATCCTGCAAATGGAAGACGCGCGCGGGGTGGCCGGGCTTCTGGAAGGATCGGTATTCGCCCCGGAGATGGAAAGCCTTGTGGCAAAGGGGGAGACGGACATATCCCCCATGCGCCTACTGCGCGTCATGGCCGACGGACATCACCGCCTCCGGCGCCACTTCGCCGGCATGGCTATGCAGACTGATCCGCGATCCTGCCGCGCCATCCTGATGCGGTGGGAGATTGAAGAATTGAAATCGGCGTTGCGCTATCTTAAATATCACGGTGAAAAAGTGGAGCGCCGTTTCGGATTCAACTCGTTGATCCTGCCGGAAGGGAAAACGCCTTTGTGGGAGGCAAAGGACAGGAGCCTTGCCCACTTCATCGCGGCGCTTGCCCAGGCCCGTCATCCGCTTGCCCCGGCTGTTGACAGGGAAGAGTATTTAAAAGACACGGTGAAAGCGGAGCTTGGGATAGAACGTTATTTTTACGGCGAATGGCTCCCTTCGCAAAAAGGGATCGCAGCGCAGGCGGCCGAAAGCCTTGCAGACAGGCTGGACGCGGCGAACATCGCCGCGGCAATGCTGATCCGGGAGGCAAAAAGCGGCAGGGGCGAGGCCTCCTCTTATTATGTGGCGGGATGCGGGGAGGTGATGGTGGACGATTTCATGACAATCGTGGAAGGGCCGGCATGGGCGCCGTTTCAAATCGTCAAAAAGAAAATGGGTCTGTCCCCCCGCAAAGGTTCGGAAATATCCGCCACCATTTTCGCGCTGGAGATAAAGCGGGCGCTGGCCCGGCGTTACAAGCTCGCCTGCATGCTCGATCCCGTGGGAATGCGGGATTTCGTATGGTTCATGGAGGAATTGGACATCACCGTGTCCAACCTGAAACTGGCGGTCAACCACGCCCTCACCCACACCCCAGCAGGAGAGGCGGCGGA
- a CDS encoding ATPase produces MDWKLLAAALAIGLTAWATAYAQAKIGSAAVGAIVEKKEVAGLMIILIAIPETMVILGFVVSVLLLYSK; encoded by the coding sequence ATGGACTGGAAATTATTGGCCGCGGCCTTGGCCATAGGGCTTACCGCCTGGGCCACCGCGTATGCGCAGGCCAAGATAGGCTCCGCCGCGGTGGGCGCCATCGTGGAGAAAAAAGAGGTGGCGGGGCTGATGATCATCCTCATCGCCATACCCGAGACGATGGTGATCCTCGGTTTCGTGGTGTCTGTGCTGTTGCTTTACAGCAAATGA